The Sphingobacteriaceae bacterium DNA window ACCAGCCGTACCATTAAGTGTCAACTGTCAAAACGCATGAGACCAGGTGGGTATTTCTTCCTGGCGGCAGGCTGGGAAGAAGGTCCGGAACCCATTGTTTGACACCGGGTGGGGCCGTTGGTATATTCGGAACCAAACTGAAGGGTGACCGGGTTCACCTGCTTTTTTGCCATGACGGGGAGGAGTATCACCCCGGCGCTGGTTCCAGAGAGCCGGGACCGGCCCGCACAGGGGGTGGCCGGGCTGCAAGCCCGGTACCAGCGAGGGGTGGGAAGATGGCCCCTGAGCACCCGGCTGAAGGTGCACGCAGGTCACGGGGCGCCGCCTGCCAGGCAGCGGCCCTCGGCGGCGGCATTGGGTAGGCCGGGCGGAGGCGCCCGTTAAAGCGCCGGGCATCCGGCCGCACCCGCCGGCGGGCGGCGGGGCCGGATCCGCAGAGGCCGTCGGCGTGAGCCGCCGGCGAATTAGGGTGGTACCGCGAGCGATCCTCGCCCCTGGGGCAGGGTCGTTTTTTATTTCACGGCGAGGTGGTGCATCGGGTGAGCGCCATACCAAGGAGAGGCACCTTCTACATTACGACGCCTATTTATTACCCCAACGACCGGCTGCACATCGGCCACACCTACACCACGGTGGCGGCCGATGCCTTGGCCCGTTACCATCGGCTCAAGGGCAACGACACGTGGTTCTTGACGGGGACCGACGAGCACGGCCAGAACGTGGAGCGGGCGGCCCGGCGGGCTGGGAAGGAGCCCCTGGAGTACATCGATCCCATCGTGGATTGGATCCAGCAGTTGTGGGCCACCTTGGAAATCAGCTACGACGACTTCATCCGCACCACGCAGCCCCGGCACAAGAAGCGGGTGCAGCAGATTTTCCAGCAGCTTTACGACCAGGGGGACATCTACAAGGGCACCTACCGGGGCCTGTACTGCGTCCACTGCGAGGCCTTCTACCCCGAAGGGGAGCTGACGGAGGAAGGCCTCTGCCCGGTCCACGAAAAGCCGGTGGAATGGGTGGAGGAAGAAAGCTACTTCTTCCGCCTGTCCAAGTACGGCGATGCCCTGCTGCGGCATATCGAGGCCAATCCCGACTTCGTCCAGCCCGAAACCCGCCGCAATGAGGTGACCTCCTTCATCCGGCAGGGCCTGGAGGACCTGTCGGTGTCCAGGACCACCTTCAAGTGGGGCATTCCCGTGCCCTTCGACCCGGACCACGTAATCTACGTCTGGGTGGACGCCCTGGCCAACTACATCACCGCCTTGGGCTGGCCGGAGGTGGAGGGGGAGGGCGACGCCCAACTGTACCGGCGCTTCTGGCCCGCCACCGTCCACCTGATCGGCAAGGACATCCTGCGCTTCCACGCCATCATCTGGCCCGCCCTGCTGCTGGCCCTGGGCCAGCCTTTGCCCAAGATGGTGTACGGCCACGGCTGGCTCCTCATCGGTGGCGGCAAGATCGGCAAGTCCCGGGCCGGGGGCCAGGTCATCGATCCCTTCGCCCTGGTGGAAAAGTATGGGGTGGACGCCGTGCGCTACTTCCTGCTGCGGGAGGTGCCCTTCGGCAACGACGGCACCTATTCCGAGGAGGCCCTGGTGAAGCGCATCAACTCCGATCTGGCCAACGACCTGGGCAACTTGGTGTGGCGCACCGCCTCCATGATCGAGCGGTTCGCCGGGGGCACGGTGCCGGCGCCGGTGGCCCAATACGACGACGGCATCCTGCGGGAGACGGCGGCCGGCGTCTTCCAGCGGGTGGAGGCGGCCCTGGACCGCCTGGAGCTGAACACGGCCCTGGAAGAATGCTGGACCTTGATCAAAGGCGCCAACAAGTACATCGACCAGCAGGCCCCTTGGGACTTGAACAAGCGGGGCGAGCGGGACCACCTCCATACCGTCCTGTACAACATCGCCGAGAGCATCCGCCTGGCGGGGGTCTTGCTCAGCCCCTTCCTGGTGAAGACGCCGGCCAAGTTGTGGGCCCAGATGGGCATTACGGTGGACGAGGTCCGGTGGGATGAGGACCAGCGGTGGGGCGGCCTGGCGCCGGGCAGCCGGGTGCACAAGGCGGAGCCTTTGTTCCCCCGCTTGGATCCCGACGAAGTGCTGGCGCCGTCGGGGGATGCCTCTTGACCTTTATCGACACCCACGCCCATCTGGACTCGGAGCAGTTCGCCGGCGATGTGGATCAGGTGGTGGCCCGGGCCCGGAAGGCGGGGGTGACGGGCATCATCAACATTGCCATCGATCCGACCCACATCGGCCCGGTGCTGGCCCTGGCCGAGAAATACGAGGGCTGCTGGGCCGTCGTGGGCATCCACCCCCATGCCTCGGGCCGGTGGCGGGACAAGCTGGACGAAGGCCTGGCCCAGGTAGAGGAAGCCCTGGCCCATGAGCGGGTGGTGGCGGTGGGGGAGATGGGCCTGGATTTCTACCGGGACTACGTGCCCCACCATATCCAGGAGGAAGTGTTCCGGGCCCAACTGCGGCTGGCGGCCCGGATGGACATGCCCATCGTCATCCACAACCGCCAGGCCGATGAGCGCCTGCTGGCCGTTGTCGACGAAGAGCGGGCGGCGGGGCAGGGGCCCGAGACGGGGGTCATCCACTGCTTCAGCGGCGGCCCCGACTTCGCCCTGGAATGCGTCCGGCGGGGCTTTTACCTGGGCTTCGGCGGCGTCTTGACCTACCCAGCCGCTGAAGGGGTGCGGGAAGCGGCGGCGGCGGTGCCCTTGGACCGCATCTTGCTGGAGACCGACGCTCCCTACCTGGCTCCCCAATCCCGCCGGGGCAAGCGGAACGAGCCGGCCTTCATGGTGGAGACGGCCCAAGTGCTGGCCCGGGTGCGGGGCCTGTCCCTCGAGGAAGTTGCCGACCGGACGACGGCCAACGCCCGGCGGCTGTTCGGCCTGCCCGGGAACGAATCATGACCGGCCCAGGGGGGTCCCTGCAGGTGGACCCCGTCCGCCCCAGCCAACTGCGGGAACTGCTGGCCCGGGCGGGCATCCGGCCCCAGCGCCGCCTGGGCCAGAACTTCCTCATCGACGGCAACGTGCGGGACCGGATCATCGCCGCCGCCCGGCCTAGCCCCGAAGACGCCGTGTTCGAAGTAGGGCCGGGGGCGGGCGCCCTCACCCTGGCCTTGCTGGAGCGATGCGGCCTGGTGGTGGCGGTGGAAAAGGACCGGCGCCTGCTGGCGGTGCTGGCGGGCTTGGTGCCGCCCCAGGCCCCCGTGGAGCTCATCGAGGCCGACGCCTTGACCATCCCGTGGGCGGCGACGCTGCTGGAAGCGGCGGGGAGGCGGGGCCTGCAGCCGGAGCGGCTGCTCTTCGTGGCCAACCTGCCCTACAGCATAACGGGGCCGGCTCTGGTGCGCCTCCTGGCGGGGGAACGGCAGTTCAGCGGCGCCGTCATCATGGTGCAGAAAGAAGTAGGGGACCGGCTGACGGCGTCTCCGGCCACCAAGGATTACGGATCCCTGACGTTGCTGGCCCAGTATCACGGTCATGTGGAAAAGCTGTTTACGGTGGCGCCGGGCAGCTTTTGGCCCCGGCCCGCCGTGGTGTCCATGGTGCTGCGCTTCACCCGGCGGGCGGACCCGCCGGCGACGGCCCCGGAGCAGGTGTTGTTCACCGTCATCCGGGCGGCCTTCGCCCAGCGGCGCAAGACGTTGCGCAATGCCCTGGCGGCGGGCTTGGGCCTGCCGGCGGATACGGTGGCGGCGGCGCTGGCAGCGGCGGGCGTCGACGGCTCCCGCCGGGGCGAAACCTTGACTTTGGCGGAATTTGACCGGGTGGCCCAGAGCCTGCCGGTGGAAGATATGCACAGAGAAGGATGAGGGGCAGGGACCGGGGCGTGCCGGAATTCATCAGTCCAACCCGCGGCAGGCTCTCCTTCGAGGAGATGTTTGCCGACATAACCGCCTATATGAACGAGGAGCCCGAGGCCGAGTACAAGGTCATCATCGGCACCGACTCCCAGGCCCGGGACGAAACGGTCTTCGTCACCGCCGTCATCGTGCACCGGGTGGGCAAAGGCGCCCGCTACTACTACCAGAAGCAGCGGCGCCGGAAGATCGAAAGCCTGCGGCAGAAGATCCTATTCGAAGCCTCCTTGAGCCTCAACCTGGCGGCCCGCCTGGTGGACCGCCTCACCTGGAACGGGAAGGTGGAGCCCAACGTGGAAATCCACCTGGACGTAGGCAGGGGCGGGGAAACCCGGGATTTAATCCGTGAAGTAGTAGGCATGGTTACCGGCAGCGGCTTTGACGCCAAAATTAAGCCGGAATCGTACGGTGCCAGCAAGGTGGCGGACAAGCATACCAAATAGACGGCCGCCGGGCCGTCGGAGCCTGCTGCGACATTTTCCTGCCGCTTGCCCCTTTGGTCTTGACACAAATTTAAGGCCTCTGGTACAATCCATTTTTTTGACAAAGCGGCCTGGGGCATGCTATTATTAGTTAGCAAAATGTCGTAAAGGTGGTGTGCCCGTGGCGGAAGGTCGCATGCTCTTGGCGCAAATTCGCGATGATGTGAAAGGGTATGTAGGCAGCCGGGTGCGTGTCAGGGCTAACAAGGGGCGCCGCCGGGTGGTGGAGCGGGAAGGCACCCTGGAGCGGGCTTACCCCAACTTGTTTGTGATCAAATTGGATGATGAACATCACGGGCGCCGTATTACATACACTTATGCCGACATCTTGACCGAAACAGTGGAACTGACGGTAATGGACAACGACGGCAACAAGACTTTGGCCTACCAGGTCAGCTGACCAGCCGGCCTCAATATTTCCTTGCAGTCCTCAGCGACCACGACGGTGGTCGCTGTTGCCTCTTACAGGGAAGGGTCCCCAACGCCCATGGCTAATGATTCCTTGGTCGTCAGCGCTCCCGCCAAATTGAATTTGTGCCTGGCTGTGCTGGGCCGGCGGCCCGACGGCATGCACGAACTGGACGGCGTCATGCACGGCCTGACCTTGGAGGATACGATCATCCTGCGCCCTGCCGCCGGCCTGTCCTTGACGGTGGTGGACCGGCGCCCGGGGGGCGGGGCGCCCGGCGTCGACGGGCGGGGCAGGCCGGCGCTCCAGAATGGGGAACTGCCGTCGGTGCCCCACGGGCCGGAGAACTTGGCCTGGCGGGCGGCCGCAGCCTTGCGCCGGGCGGCGGACGTCTCCGAGGGTGTCCACATCACCTTGATCAAGCGGATTCCCGCCGGGGCAGGCCTGGGAGGCGGCAGCGCCGACGCTGCGGCGGTCCTCCTGGGACTGAACCGCTTGTGGGGGCTGGGCCTTTCCCATGGGGACCTGCACGCCTTGGCCTTGGGCCTGGGGGCCGACGTGCCCTTCGCCCTCCACAGCGGCGCCGCCCGGGCCCGGGGCGTGGGGGAGATCCTGGAGCCGCTGCCCACCCTGGCGGGCATGCCCGTGGTGCTCATACCCCAAACCTTCGGGGTTTCCACCGGCGAAATCTTTGCCCAATGGGCAAGCCGGGGAGACCAGGCCCCGCCGGGTCCGGCCGTGGCGACCATGGCTGAAGCCATGGGCCAAGGAGATTATCAGCGGGCGGCATCCTTGTGCGGCAATGTATTAATATCAATAACGGCCCGCCGCCATCCCCAGGTGCGGGCCGCCCTGGAAGACCTGGAGCGGTGGGAGCCCCTGGCGGCCGCCATGACGGGCACCGGGCCCACGGTGTTCGGGCTCTTCGCCCGCCGGCGGCAGGCCCGGGAGGCGGTCCGGGCCTTGCGGCAGCGCTGGCCCCTGGCCCGCCTGACCCATCTGCGCCACCGGGGGATCGGCCCGGCGACGGGAGCGACCCGTTAGCCCCAGGCCGCCGAAGGAGGACCCAGCCATGACCATCAGCGCCATAGTCCTGGCCGGCCGGAGCAACGACGGGGCCTTCCGGGAAGCCTACGCCGAAGAGGCCGAAGCCCTCATCCCCCTCCGGGGGCGACCCCTCATCGCCCCCATCCTGGATGCCCTGGCCGGTGTGGACGGCCTCCTGTCGGTTACGGTGGTGGCCCCGCCGGCGGTGGCAGAGGCCATCCGAGCCTGGGGCGCCCTGCGAGTGGACCCGGGCGACAGCCTGACGGGCAGCATCCGCCAGGGCTTGGCGGGGGCGGCCCATTCGGAGCGGGTGCTGTTTGTGGCCGGCGACGCCCCCTTGGTGACCACCGCCACGATAAACGCCTTCCTGTCGGCCTGTGCATCCATGACGGGCCAATTTTTCTACCCCATTGTCACCAAAGAATGCTATGAAGAGCGCTTCCCCGATTCCCACCGCACGTGGGTGCGTCTCAAGGACGGCACCTTTACCGGCGGCAATATGTTTCTGGTGGACCGGGACGTGGTGGAGCCCGGCCTGGCGGTGGTGGACCGGCTCTACGCCGCCCGGAAAAACCCCTTGCGCATGCTGCAGATCATCCGACCGGCCTTGATCCTGAAACTGCTCCTGGGCCGGGTCGCGGTGCAGGAATTGGAGGAGCAGGTTTCCCGGCTGGTGGGCGCCCGGGGCCGGGCCGTCGTACTGGCCCACCCCGAGATCGCCCTGGACGTGGACCGGCCTGAAGACATCGCCTATGTCGAGGGCTTGCCCCTATGAAGGCCGAAGGACGGCGGCCCCGCCGCAGCCGGCGTATCGCAGCCATCGTCCGCACCTTGATGAGCAGGCCCGGGGAACTGCTGCCCCTGAGCCTTTTCACCGATGAACTGGATGCCGCCAAGTCCACCATCAGCGAGGACTTGGCCTTGATCCGGGAGGCCCTGGCGGAAGCCGACATGGGGCAGGTGGAGACGGTGGCGGGCCCCGCCGGGGGCGTTCGGTACCGGCCCATCCACAGCCCCGCCTGGGTGGCCCGGCGCCTGGAGGAACTGGCGGCGCAGCTGGCCGACCCGGGCCGTATACTGACGGGCGGCTTTCTCTACATCACCGATTTGGTCTTCGATCCCCGGCGGGCCCAGCAGCTGGGCGAGGTTTTCGCTTCGGTGTTTGCCCACGTGGAATGCGACGCGGTGGTGACGGTGGAGACCAAGGGCATCCCCCTGGCCTTGATGACGGCCCGGGCCCTTGGCAAGCCCCTGGTCTCCTGCCGCCGGGACAGCCGGGCCACCGAAGGGACGTCCATCAGCATAAACTATGTGTCCGGCTCCCGCCGGCAAATCCAGACCATGTCCCTGCCCAAGCGGGCCCTGGCCCCCGACAGCAGGGTATTGCTGGTGGACGACTTCCTCCGGGGCGGCGGCACCTTGAAGGGTGTCCAGGAGCTGATGGGTGAGTTCGGGGCCCAGGTGGTGGGCACGGGGGTGCTCATCGCCATGGGCGAGCCCCGGGATAAACTGGTGGACGATTACTTGGCCCTCGTTCTGCTGGACGAAGTAGATGAGCAGGAGCGGCGGGTCGTGGTGCGCCCCAACGAGGCGGTCACCGCCCATATGATGGCGGGGCGGGCCGCGGCCTCGGCCCGGGAGCCGGGGGCGGGAGAGGAGTCGAAGGATGGACAGCGTCGTTGACGAAAAGCTGCCCACTTTGGCGGACATTCAAGAAGCGGCGGGCACCTTGGCCGGGGTGGCCCTGCGGACTCCCCTGCTGCCGGCCTTGGAACTGGGGCGCCAGATCGGCGCGGATTTGTTCCTCAAGTGCGAAAACCTGCAGAAGACCGGCTCCTTCAAATTGCGGGGCGCCTACAACCGGATCCGCTCCTTGTCGCCCCAGCAGCGCCAGCGGGGCATCGTGGCCGCTTCCGCCGGCAACCACGCCCAGGGGGTGGCCCTGGCTTCCCGGGAGATGGGCGTCAAGAGCACCATCGTCATGCCGGCGGCGGCGCCCATGGTCAAGGTGGAGGCCACCCGGGCCCTGGGCGCCCAGGTGGAGCTGTACGGCCGGGATTTCGACCAGGCCTACAGGTACATGGAGAAATTGAGGGTGGAGCGGGGCGCCACCTTGGTCCATCCTTTCAACGACCCCCTGGTCATCGCCGGCCAGGGCACCATCGCCCTGGAGATCTTGGAGGAACTGGACGACCTGGATCTGGTGGTGGTGCCCGTGGGGGGCGGCGGGCTCATCGGCGGGGTCGCCGTGGCGGTCAAGGAGATGAGCCCCAAGACCCGGGTGGTGGGAGTGCAGGCGGCGGCGGCGCCGGCCCTGTACCGCTCCTGGCTGGCGGGCCGCCTCCTGACGGTGCCCCCCGACGTCACCTTGGCCGACGGCCTGGCGGTCAAGGAGCCCCAGGACATCACCTTCCGCTTGGTGCAAAAGTACGTGGACGATCTGGTGGTGGTGGATGAAGAGGAAATCGCCCGGGCCATCCTGCTCCTCCTGGAAGGCGCCCACCTGCTGGTGGAAGGAGCCGGTGCCGTCACCCTGGCAGCCCTGCTGAGCCGCAAGGTGCGGGGCCGCAAGGTGGCCATCATCCTCAGCGGCGGCAACATCGACGGCAACGTGCTGGCCCGCATCATCGAGCGGGGCATGGTGTCCGACGGCCGCTACCTGCGCATCAGCACCCGCCTGATGGACCGGCCCGGCGAACTGCAGGGCCTGCTGAACATCGTGGCCGATCACGGCGCCAACGTCATCGGGGTGCATCACAACCGCCTGTACGGCGACGTCTCCTGGGGCGAGACCGAGGTGGAACTGCTCCTGCAGACGGAAAACCACGAACACATCGGCCGCATCCTGGCCGCCATCCGGGTGGCCGGCTTCCCCTGCCGGGAGATCCGGTAAGGGCGGTTCACCTGCTCCAATACAATTCCAAAAACTGGAAGGAAGAGGCGGCTCCTTGTCGAATACCTCCTGGGCCGGCTGAATGGCAAAAAAAGGAGGTGAGCTGCCTTGAACATTTCGTCGGTGCGCATCCGGCCCCTGTCAGGCGACGGCCGGGTCCGGGCCTTGGCTTCCATCACTTTGGACAATGCCTTCGTAGTTCATGAACTGCGGGTGGTGGACGGGCAGAACGGGCTCTTCGTGTCCATGCCCAGCCGGCGGAAAGTTTCCGGGGAGTACATCGACATCGCCCACCCCATCACCAGCGAGGCCAGGGAAAAGCTGGAGCAGGCGGTGCTGACGGCCTACGCCGAGGCTTTGGGCAGCGAAGCCGCGGCCAATTCGTAAGGCGAATCATGGCCGCTGCGCGGGCAAACCGCCCGGCAGCGGCAATTTACGGGAGGTGCCACGGGTTACCCATCCCGCCCATCAAGGTCATATCCCCACCCACCTCTGATGCTGCCCGGCCGGCCTCTGCCGGCCGGCTCTTTGTGGCGGCCCGGGCGGGGGCCTAAAGGGGAACCGGCCCGGCTGGTGGAATACCATCTTGGTATCAGGGGGGCCTAGGCCCTTCTTTCCTTTCTGGGAGGATGAACCATGCAGACAGCCCTGATTCTGGCCGCCGGTCGCAGCCGCCGCATGATGACCAGGCGGGCCAAAGTGGTGCACCAGGTGGGGGGCCGCCCCATGATCCAGCACGTAGTGAATGCGGCAAGGGCGGCGGGCCTCTCCCGCGTCTTGGTGGTGGTGGGCCATCGGGCTGAAGACGTGCAGGCCGTTTTGGGTGACGGGGTGGAATACGTCTTGCAGGAAGAGCAGCGGGGCACGGGCCATGCAGTGCTGCAGGCCGCTGCCCAGCTGGCCGGCCAGGAGCACGTCCTGGTCTTGAACGGGGATACGCCCCTGCTGACGGCCGATGCCCTGGCATCCCTGGTGGAGGCCCACCTGGCCCGGGGACAGGCCGCCACCCTTATGACGACCCGGGTGCCGGACCCCACGGGGTACGGGCGCATCCAAAGGGACGGGGCCGGCAACATCGCCCGCATCGTGGAAGAGGCCGACGCCGACGAGGAGACCCGGCGCATCAACGAGATCAACACAGGCATCGGCTGCTACCGGGTGGAGCCCCTGATGGCGGCCTTGGGCCGGGTGGCGCCCGACAACCGTCAAGGTGAATACTACCTGGTGGACGTGGTGCCCCTGATGCTGGCGGCGGGCCAGCAGGTGGGCACCTGCACCGTGGATGACTACCGCCAGTTCCTCAACGTCAACGACCGCCGGGCCCTGGCGGCGGCGGAGGCGGCCATGCGGGAGCGGGTCCTGGACCGGCTGATGGCGGCAGGGGTGACCGTGGTTGACCCCGCCAACACCTACGTGGATGATACGGTTACAGTGGGCATGGACACCGTCATCCTGCCCTTTTCCATAATCAAAGGCGACACGGTCATCGGCGCCGACTGCATCGTCGGCCCGGGGGCGGTCATCGAAAACTCCCACCTGGAAGACGGGTGCCGGGTGGAGCAGTCTACGGTGCGGGACAGCCGTCTGGGGGCCGGCAGCCGGGTGGGTCCTTACAGCCACCTGCGGCCGGGGACGGACCTGGCGCCGGGGGTCAAGGTGGGCAACTTCGCCGAGATCAAGAACTCCACCATCGGCACCGGCAGCAAGGTTTCCCACCACAGCTACATCGGCGACAGCCGCATCGGCCGGGACGTGAACATCGGCGCCGGCGCCGTGACCGTCAACTACGACGGCTACCGCAAGCACGAGACCATTATCGGCGACGAAGCTTTTGTGGGCTGCAATGTGAACATCATCGCCCCGGTGGAAATCGCTCCCGACAGCTACGTGGCCGCCGGGTCGACCATCAACCAGGACGTGCCTTCGGATGCCCTGGCCATCGCCCGGGCCCGCCAGGAAAACAAGCCGGGCTGGGTGTCGCGGCGCCGCCAGAAGATGGAGAAGGCCGAGGGCGCGGGCAGCCGGTGAGGGGTGCGGCATGCAGTTGAGCGGAGGACGGCTCAAGTTGTTCGCCGGCAGTTCCTCCCCGCGGTTGGCGGCGGAAATTGCCGACTACCTGGGGACGGACCTGGGGGACATCGAACTGGGCCGGTTCAGCAACGGCGAAATCCGGGTCATCATCAACGAAAGCGTGCGGGGCGCCGACGTCTACGTCCTGCAGAGCACATCCCAGCCCGTCAACGACAATCTGATGGAACTGCTCATCATCGTGGACGCCCTGCGCCGGGCGTCGGCCCGGCGCATCACGGCGGTGGTGCCTTTCTACGGCTACGCCCGCCAGGACCGGAAGACCCGGGGACGGGAGCCCATCACGGCCAAGCTGGTGGCCAACTTGATCACCGTGGCCGGGGCCCGGCGGGTCCTGAGCATGGATCTGCACGCCGGCCAGATCCAGGGCTTCTTCGACCTGCCGGTGGACCACCTGTCGGCCATCCCCATCCTGGCCGACTACCTGCAGACCCGGGACATCCAAAACGGCGTGGTGGTCTCCCCCGATACGGGGGGCGTGACCCGGGCCCGGCGCCTGGGCGACCGCCTGGGGTTCCCCTTCGCCATCATCGACAAGCGGCGCCCGGCGCCCAACGAGGCGGAAGTGGTCAACGTGGTGGGCGAGGTGGCCGGCAAGACGTGCATCATCGTGGACGACATGATCGACACGGCGGGAACCATCGCCGAGGCGGCCCGGGCCCTGATGGCCCGGGGCGCGGAAAGGGTGCTGGCCTGCGCCACCCATCCGGTCCTGTCGGGTCCGGCCATGGACCGGCTGCGGCAGGCGCCCATCCAGGAGGTCATCGTCACCAACACCATCGAGCACGACGAACTGCCCCCCAACTTCACCGTGCTGAGCGTGGCGCCCCTGTTCGCCCAGGCCATTCTCCGCATCCACGAGGACCTGTCGGTGAGCACCTTGTTTACGTGACGGGACCGGCGGGCCCGCGGCGGCAGCCACCGGCCCCGGGCCTTGCTTTGACAGGCTTCTCCAGGTTGGCATAGACTGAAGGATGGTCTTTTCGCGGCAACCAGCGGAGGAGGTGCACCCCTGTGCAGACGATTCAGCTCCAAGCCCAGCGGCGCAAGGCGGGCAAGGCCAAGCAGTTGCGCCGGGCCGGCTTGGTGCCGGCCATCATTTACGGGCGGGACCAGGAGCCCGAGCCCATCGCCCTTGCCGCTCCCCAAATGGTGCGCCTGCTGAACAGCGGCGCCCACGGCGTCATCCAGATCACCGTGGAAGATGACGGCGGCCGGGCGGAAAACGTCATGATCCGGGACGTGCAGCAAGACCCCGTCCGGGGCGACATCATTCATGTGGATTTCCTGCGGGTATCCATGACCGACAAGGTGCAGACCACGGTGCCCGTCACCTTGGCGGGCGACGACAAGGTACCCTCGGGAGCCGTGCTGCAGCAGCTTCTGTACGAAGTGGACGTGGAGGGGCTGCCCGGGGATCTGCCCGAAGCCGTCACCGTGGACGTGAGCGGCCTGGCGGTGGGCGACAGCATAACCGTGGCCAACATGGCGCCGCCCCAGGGGATCACGGTGCTGAACGACCCCGAGCAGGTAGTGGTCCAGTTGGTGGAGATCCACCAGCCCGCCGAGGAGCCCGCGGCAGAGGGCGAGGAGGCGGCTCCGGAGGCCGAGGCAGACCAGCAGGATGACGGCGGCCAAGACTGAAGGGCCGGTCTACGCCTTCGTCGGCCTGGGCAATCCCGGCCCCCGCTATGCCGACACCCGCCACAACTTCGGGTTCATGTTCATCGACCACCTGTCCCGGGCCCTGGGCGTGCCGGTGGAGGACACCGCCATCGCCGGGGCCGTGTCGGGGCACGGCGTGTGGAACGGTCATCGTATAATTTTGGTGAAACCCATTACATACATGAATTTGAGCGGGCGGGCCGTGGCCCGGCTGCTGGAGAAGCGGCCCGAAGCCGGGGACAACCTCTGGGTGGCCCACGACGACCTGGACCTGGAACTGGGGTGGCTGCGCATCCGCCCCGGCGGCGGCAGCGGCGGCCACCGGGGCGTGGCCCACATCCAGCAGGTCCTGGGGCACCAGCAGTTCGGCCGCTTCCGGCTGGGCATCGGCCGGCCCCCCGGCGGCCGGGATCCGGCGGACTACGTGCTGGCTCCCTTCGAACCGTCGGAGGAGCCTTTGGTGCTGGCCGTCCTGGACCGGGCGGTGGCGGCGGCCCAGGTGCTGATGGCGGAGGGGCCCGAGGCCGCCATGTCCCGCTT harbors:
- the purR gene encoding pur operon repressor, which translates into the protein MKAEGRRPRRSRRIAAIVRTLMSRPGELLPLSLFTDELDAAKSTISEDLALIREALAEADMGQVETVAGPAGGVRYRPIHSPAWVARRLEELAAQLADPGRILTGGFLYITDLVFDPRRAQQLGEVFASVFAHVECDAVVTVETKGIPLALMTARALGKPLVSCRRDSRATEGTSISINYVSGSRRQIQTMSLPKRALAPDSRVLLVDDFLRGGGTLKGVQELMGEFGAQVVGTGVLIAMGEPRDKLVDDYLALVLLDEVDEQERRVVVRPNEAVTAHMMAGRAAASAREPGAGEESKDGQRR
- a CDS encoding ribonuclease H-like YkuK family protein codes for the protein MPEFISPTRGRLSFEEMFADITAYMNEEPEAEYKVIIGTDSQARDETVFVTAVIVHRVGKGARYYYQKQRRRKIESLRQKILFEASLSLNLAARLVDRLTWNGKVEPNVEIHLDVGRGGETRDLIREVVGMVTGSGFDAKIKPESYGASKVADKHTK
- the rsmA gene encoding 16S rRNA (adenine(1518)-N(6)/adenine(1519)-N(6))-dimethyltransferase RsmA — protein: MDPVRPSQLRELLARAGIRPQRRLGQNFLIDGNVRDRIIAAARPSPEDAVFEVGPGAGALTLALLERCGLVVAVEKDRRLLAVLAGLVPPQAPVELIEADALTIPWAATLLEAAGRRGLQPERLLFVANLPYSITGPALVRLLAGERQFSGAVIMVQKEVGDRLTASPATKDYGSLTLLAQYHGHVEKLFTVAPGSFWPRPAVVSMVLRFTRRADPPATAPEQVLFTVIRAAFAQRRKTLRNALAAGLGLPADTVAAALAAAGVDGSRRGETLTLAEFDRVAQSLPVEDMHREG
- a CDS encoding nucleotidyltransferase family protein; amino-acid sequence: MTISAIVLAGRSNDGAFREAYAEEAEALIPLRGRPLIAPILDALAGVDGLLSVTVVAPPAVAEAIRAWGALRVDPGDSLTGSIRQGLAGAAHSERVLFVAGDAPLVTTATINAFLSACASMTGQFFYPIVTKECYEERFPDSHRTWVRLKDGTFTGGNMFLVDRDVVEPGLAVVDRLYAARKNPLRMLQIIRPALILKLLLGRVAVQELEEQVSRLVGARGRAVVLAHPEIALDVDRPEDIAYVEGLPL
- the metG gene encoding methionine--tRNA ligase; translated protein: MSAIPRRGTFYITTPIYYPNDRLHIGHTYTTVAADALARYHRLKGNDTWFLTGTDEHGQNVERAARRAGKEPLEYIDPIVDWIQQLWATLEISYDDFIRTTQPRHKKRVQQIFQQLYDQGDIYKGTYRGLYCVHCEAFYPEGELTEEGLCPVHEKPVEWVEEESYFFRLSKYGDALLRHIEANPDFVQPETRRNEVTSFIRQGLEDLSVSRTTFKWGIPVPFDPDHVIYVWVDALANYITALGWPEVEGEGDAQLYRRFWPATVHLIGKDILRFHAIIWPALLLALGQPLPKMVYGHGWLLIGGGKIGKSRAGGQVIDPFALVEKYGVDAVRYFLLREVPFGNDGTYSEEALVKRINSDLANDLGNLVWRTASMIERFAGGTVPAPVAQYDDGILRETAAGVFQRVEAALDRLELNTALEECWTLIKGANKYIDQQAPWDLNKRGERDHLHTVLYNIAESIRLAGVLLSPFLVKTPAKLWAQMGITVDEVRWDEDQRWGGLAPGSRVHKAEPLFPRLDPDEVLAPSGDAS
- a CDS encoding TatD family hydrolase; the protein is MTFIDTHAHLDSEQFAGDVDQVVARARKAGVTGIINIAIDPTHIGPVLALAEKYEGCWAVVGIHPHASGRWRDKLDEGLAQVEEALAHERVVAVGEMGLDFYRDYVPHHIQEEVFRAQLRLAARMDMPIVIHNRQADERLLAVVDEERAAGQGPETGVIHCFSGGPDFALECVRRGFYLGFGGVLTYPAAEGVREAAAAVPLDRILLETDAPYLAPQSRRGKRNEPAFMVETAQVLARVRGLSLEEVADRTTANARRLFGLPGNES
- the ispE gene encoding 4-(cytidine 5'-diphospho)-2-C-methyl-D-erythritol kinase, which translates into the protein MANDSLVVSAPAKLNLCLAVLGRRPDGMHELDGVMHGLTLEDTIILRPAAGLSLTVVDRRPGGGAPGVDGRGRPALQNGELPSVPHGPENLAWRAAAALRRAADVSEGVHITLIKRIPAGAGLGGGSADAAAVLLGLNRLWGLGLSHGDLHALALGLGADVPFALHSGAARARGVGEILEPLPTLAGMPVVLIPQTFGVSTGEIFAQWASRGDQAPPGPAVATMAEAMGQGDYQRAASLCGNVLISITARRHPQVRAALEDLERWEPLAAAMTGTGPTVFGLFARRRQAREAVRALRQRWPLARLTHLRHRGIGPATGATR
- a CDS encoding Veg family protein — encoded protein: MAEGRMLLAQIRDDVKGYVGSRVRVRANKGRRRVVEREGTLERAYPNLFVIKLDDEHHGRRITYTYADILTETVELTVMDNDGNKTLAYQVS